The Montipora capricornis isolate CH-2021 chromosome 6, ASM3666992v2, whole genome shotgun sequence genome has a window encoding:
- the LOC138053294 gene encoding alpha-2B adrenergic receptor-like, giving the protein MSMNANLTEIVGKKTYLEYFCSERFTEGIHHHVIFLSIAVVFLCIFTSLGNALILVALRKESTLGSPSKLLLRSLATSDICVGMLSGPLAAIYWVSAIKEHWSVCYYALSSTVAVTYALCTVSLLTTCAISVDRLLALSLGIRYNETVTTKRVYGIIIMFWVLATAVSAVYVRSSQFTTSFIRTMVLLICLSASAFSHIMIFFNLRQHRTGVQDRRSREDPPIACSSLRSEASHIAKK; this is encoded by the coding sequence ATGTCAATGAACGCAAACCTTACAGAAATTGTTGGGAAGAAGACATACCTAGAGTACTTCTGCTCAGAAAGATTCACCGAAGGAATCCACCACCACGTTATATTTCTCTCAATTGCTGTTGTTTTTCTGTGCATTTTTACATCCTTGGGAAACGCTTTAATACTAGTTGCTCTCCGGAAAGAGTCTACACTTGGTTCACCGTCCAAACTGTTGCTTCGCAGCTTAGCGACAAGTGATATTTGTGTCGGTATGCTTTCCGGTCCTTTAGCTGCTATCTATTGGGTGTCTGCAATAAAAGAGCACTGGAGCGTTTGCTACTACGCACTTTCCTCTACTGTTGCAGTAACTTATGCCTTGTGTACAGTGTCGTTGTTGACCACTTGTGCTATAAGCGTGGACAGACTTTTGGCTTTGTCATTGGGAATTAGGTACAACGAAACAGTAACTACGAAACGTGTGTACGGAATAATTATAATGTTTTGGGTTTTGGCTACTGCCGTCTCTGCTGTCTACGTAAGGAGTTCTCAGTTTACCACGAGCTTTATACGAACAATGGTGTTACTCATTTGTCTGTCAGCCTCCGCGTTCTCGCACATAATGATTTTCTTTAATCTCCGTCAACATCGCACTGGAGTTCAAGACAGGCGCTCTCGTGAAGATCCACCAATAGCATGTAGTAGTCTGCGAAGTGAAGCGAGCCACatagcaaaaaaataa